The Leptospira mtsangambouensis sequence TTTCGAGTAAGGCTTGGTTTGCAATGGGTTTTAAAAGATAAGCAGTCACGTGACTAAGAGCCGCTCTTCGTACTTGGTCTTTTTCACCAACAGCAGTTAACATGATGACAGGGGTCATCTTTAACATATCTTTGCCTTTCTCCAAAAAACTAATTCCGTCCAAATAGGGCATATTGACATCACTAATGATCAAGTCATAACTATTGTTTCTGATTTTAGTTAGCCCCGACATTCCATCCACAACATGAGTGACGTCAAAGTTATATCTTTCTAAAGTATGTAATAGTAGTTTGGCACTACTTTCATCATCTTCAAGTAATAGGACTTTATAAACTTTTGGTCGATTCATCTGTTTTAGGATTCCTTTATTGTTCTGGAATAGAATCTAAATTTGCATATTTTAAAAACCATTTTGGCTGTAAGGCTCTTTGGTAAAGATAAGCATCCACTAACACAAGATTTACCACAGCTTCCACAATAGGAACAGCTCTTGGTAGTACACAAGCATCATGTCGCCCTTTTGCTTTTAAAATGGTTTCTTCATTTTTATCGTTAATGGTTTTTTGTTCTTTTTTAATGGTCGAAGTTGGTTTAAAAGCGGCACGAAGGATCAAATCCATTCCGTTAGATATTCCACCTTGGATACCACCAGAATTGTTAGTTCTAGTTTTGACTTTTCCAGTTCCCGGCTCTATATAAAATTCATCGTTGTGAACGCTTCCCGTTTGGCGGGTACCAGTAAATCCAGATCCCACTTCAAATCCTTTACATGCCGAAATAGACAAAATTGCCTTTGCCAAATCAGCATCTAACTTATCGTATACGGGATCTCCTAAACCAGGTGGTAAGTTTCTGACGGCAACTTTGACAACTCCACCAACAGAATCTCCTTCATCTCTAAGTTTTCGAATGAGAGTCTCCATTTCGTCATTAGACGATTTTTTTGGACATCTTGTTGGGAAGTTGTCCACGATATCTCTAGAAATAGGATATTCAGATTCACTAATATGAGAATCGATTGGGCCAATCGAATCCACCCAACCTACTGTTGAGATTCCAAGCTCTCTCTCTAAAATCACACGGGCAAGACCTGACGCTGCTACTCTACCAATGGTTTCTCGAACGGAAGACCTTCCACCGCCCACATGCGCTCTATGTCCGTATTTCTCCGAATATGTATAATCTGCATGAGATGGCCGAAACACATGGGCCATTTCATCATAGTCACTTCCAATGGTGTTTTGGTTGTTCACTTTCATGAGAATGGGACTACCAGTTGTTTTACCTTGGAACACTCCTGATTCCACAACCATCCGATCTTTTTCATCCCTTGGAGTGGTAAGATCATTTTGGCCTGGCCTACGGCGTGTTAAATCCTTTTGAATTTCTTCCTCTGGAAATGGTAAGCCGGCAGGAACTCCATCCACGACAACTCCAACAGAAGTTCCGTGAGACTCACCAAATGTTGATACTCTGAAAATTTTTCCCCAACTTGAAGGCATATACGGACAATGAAAATGGAGATTGCATTCTCTCCAATAAAGTTTTTCATGAACTTGGAATGCACACCCTCTTTGAAGGTTCGAAATACAAGGCTCTTTCCATCACTTTTGGAATTCACCTCTTGTTAGTTTTCGCTCTATTCGGTTATAACCTAAAAAGGGACATAGATTCGCCATTTTTAAAATGGAAAAAGGGAAGTAGCGTATCCACCATAGATTTACAATTTTCCACAGGGATCGGAAATACCTCATCTTCCTCTTCCAAAAATCCTTCAAAAGAAGAAGGAACAAAAACAATTGAAGATGAAATTTCAGAATTCCAAAACTGCCTCAGTTATCCGGCACTAGCCTTAGAACAAAAATTAGAAGATGTTTGTGTGTATCGATTGACCATCAAAGAAGATGGTTCTTTGGAAAAAATTGCAGTGGTCACCCCATGTAGGTATGGTGTCTTTGATTTACAGGTGCGTCGGCAACTCGCCGATTGGCAGTTCCAACATTCCAAAGGTAAAGAATTTGTTCTACCCATTAGGTTCCGTTTAGATGTCCGAGACTAATCCCCCCATAGAAGAAAGTGCTTGGTACATTGTGTATACAAAACCCAGAGCAGAAAAAAAACTAAGCGAACTTTTAAAAAAATACCACCTGGAGAACTATCTCCCCATCCGCAAGGAACGAAAAAAATGGACGGATCGATTTAAGTGGATCC is a genomic window containing:
- the aroC gene encoding chorismate synthase — encoded protein: MPSSWGKIFRVSTFGESHGTSVGVVVDGVPAGLPFPEEEIQKDLTRRRPGQNDLTTPRDEKDRMVVESGVFQGKTTGSPILMKVNNQNTIGSDYDEMAHVFRPSHADYTYSEKYGHRAHVGGGRSSVRETIGRVAASGLARVILERELGISTVGWVDSIGPIDSHISESEYPISRDIVDNFPTRCPKKSSNDEMETLIRKLRDEGDSVGGVVKVAVRNLPPGLGDPVYDKLDADLAKAILSISACKGFEVGSGFTGTRQTGSVHNDEFYIEPGTGKVKTRTNNSGGIQGGISNGMDLILRAAFKPTSTIKKEQKTINDKNEETILKAKGRHDACVLPRAVPIVEAVVNLVLVDAYLYQRALQPKWFLKYANLDSIPEQ
- a CDS encoding LIC_10042 family TonB-like protein, which encodes MHTLFEGSKYKALSITFGIHLLLVFALFGYNLKRDIDSPFLKWKKGSSVSTIDLQFSTGIGNTSSSSSKNPSKEEGTKTIEDEISEFQNCLSYPALALEQKLEDVCVYRLTIKEDGSLEKIAVVTPCRYGVFDLQVRRQLADWQFQHSKGKEFVLPIRFRLDVRD